In the genome of Aspergillus flavus chromosome 8, complete sequence, one region contains:
- a CDS encoding TOK2 potassium channel — protein sequence MVTHWWLASASFPVVAGVLCSMAIMFNICAVSQGWKKIIEPDGSVNILAQPAWTVALKAVSLALAVVGYFVLLLTMRSKHNPVKEFIVSILCWCVLAVILLSIISVYTQNYFYRIFAAGYYVLIAVFLAIYIGSVHSVYLNREKRRTIECTSIILQVAAFFVFLLGGAAVYATIKVWLFIDALYWADYTLLIIGIGNLAPKTHLRRSLLFPYASAGIMNTGLASRGCAGNIRSDKEKQPLQMPADPQYPNKADLLKLQRMKRDFYRRHRWMTLVSSGLALFFLWLVSAAIFRRSERSQQWIYFQALYFIYTDLYPTSNFGKVFFVFWSLLAVPVLTNVVAAMGQLGFEKLTYLLRYLWRFHKSVPGPGIATDRNSRASEPTNSMQPSTGVQSSSTYEKKESGKLLVQTAQRSLTLCEEIHKLILTLQSSSTTQLDLNSEWDRVLPLLHPEGDGCGLSETTSLATLYGHTRSLDTDRSTTDVNKEILWMLKFLTETACLHLREGVAREHCVRSNTLS from the exons ATGGTCACACACTGGTGGCTTGCATCGGCAAGCTTCCCTGTCGTTGCG GGAGTACTATGTTCAATGGCCATAATGTTCAATATTTGCGCTGTGTCCCAGGGAtggaaaaagataatagaacCCGACGGAAGCGTAAACATTTTAGCTCAGCCAGCTTG GACTGTCGCGCTCAAGGCCGTGTCGTTGGCATTGGCTGTCGTTGGTTACTTCGTGCTTCTACTAACGATGCGATCCAAACATAATCCAGTTAAAGAATTTATCGTATCAATACTGTGCTGGTGTGTTTTAGCAGTAATACTACTTAGTATTATTAGTGTT TATACGCAAAATTACTTCTATAGGATATTTGCCGCGGGCTACTACGTACTGATTGCTGTGTTTTTGGCAATCTATATAGGCAGTGTACACTCGGTGTATCTAAATCGTGAGAAAAGACGAACTATCGAATGTACGAGCATCATCCTGCAAGTGGCcgctttctttgtctttctgcTCGGTGGCGCTGCCGTCTACGCGACTATTAAAGTTTGGCTGTTTATAGATGCGTTATATTGGGCCGACTACACTCTTCTAATAATAGGCATCGGAAATCTCGCCCCGAAGACGCACCTTAGACGAAGCTTGTTATTTCCTTATGCATCTGCAGGCATCATGAATACGGGTCTA GCAAGCCGCGGATGTGCTGGCAACATTCGCagtgacaaagaaaagcaaccaCTACAAATGCCAGCTGATCCTCAGTATCCAAACAAGGCTGATCTCTTGAAGCTCCAACGTATGAAGCGTGATTTCTATAGAAGACATCGATGGATGACTTTGGTCTCGTCCGGGTTAGCACTGTTCTTCCTCTGGTTAGTTAGTGCTGCTATTTTCCGCCGCTCAGAGAGAAGCCAGCAGTGGATTTATTTTCAGGCgctctattttatatacaC AGATCTTTACCCCACTAGCAATTTTGGTAAGGTATTTTTCGTGTTCTGGTCGCTTCTGGCTGTCCCTGTATTGACTAATGTTGTTGCTGCCATGGGTCAATTGGGCTTTGAGAAACTGACCTATTTGTTGCGCTATCTTTGGAGATTCCAT AAATCAGTCCCCGGCCCAGGTATAGCCACCGACAGGAATAGTCGTGCCTCAGAACCCACGAACTCTATGCAACCATCCACCGGTGTGCAAAGCAGTTCAACATATGAAAAGAAGGAGTCTGGTAAATTGCTCGTCCAGACTGCTCAGCGCTCCCTTACTCTCTGCGAGGAAATTCACAAGCTCATATTAACACTGCAAAGTTCGTCTACTACCCAGCTAGATCTGAACAGTGAGTGGGATAGGGTCCTTCCACTGCTCCATCCTGAAGGCGATGGGTGTGGCTTGTCAGAAACCACTTCTCTTGCCACACTCTATGGTCATACCAGATCCTTAGACACGGACAGATCGACCACAGACGTGAACAAGGAAATCCTGTGGATGCTCAAGTTCTTGACGGAAACGGCCTGCTTGCATTTAAGGGAGGGGGTGGCGAGAGAGCACTGTGTAAGGTCAAACACACTGTCCTAG
- a CDS encoding putative short-chain dehydrogenases/reductase (short-chain dehydrogenase/reductase), whose product MASPRSGFAVVTPASRGIGFALARYLLQHTDLPIIATARRNSDNLRHRLLCGMENSAAEQRLSVFDVDVTEEPTVRSLADDIRQTHPKAPLRLALTVPGILHVEKSPSQIDAHAALESLKVNTIGPMLLMKHLTPFLPTRSSPLFDPFDGEVKLPQHAIYAMMAARVGSISDNRMGGWYSYRASKAAVFQLAKTLDLYLEGKCADRAISLAMHPGTVKTDFTKSYQDGREMLSAEESAERLCGVLGSLGLEGRGRCWDWKGCEVRP is encoded by the exons ATGGCTTCCCCCCGATCCGGTTTTGCGGTAGTGACCCCCGCCTCGCGAGGCATTGGCTTCGCCCTCGCACGTTACCTTCTACAACACACGGATCTCCCCATAATCGCCACAGCACGAAGGAACTCTGATAACCTGCGCCATAGACTCCTGTGTGGGATGGAGAACTCTGCCGCAGAGCAGCGACTGAGTGTGTTCGATGTTGACGTTACAG AAGAACCAACAGTCCGGTCTCTAGCAGATGATATCCGACAAACGCACCCTAAAGCACCACTCCGCCTGGCCCTGACCGTGCCCGGTATCCTTCATGTCGAGAAGTCTCCCTCCCAGATCGACGCGCATGCAGCTCTCGAATCTCTTAAAGTCAACACCATAGGCCCAATGCTCCTGATGAAACATTTGACTCCCTTCCTACCCACGCGCTCCTCGCCTCTCTTTGACCCTTTTGACGGTGAGGTGAAGCTGCCTCAGCATGCCATCTACGCAATGATGGCTGCTCGGGTGGGCTCAATCTCCGATAACCGAATGGGAGGCTGGTACAGTTACCGGGCGAGTAAGGCGGCGGTTTTCCAATTGGCGAAGACGTTGGATTTGTACTTGGAAGGGAAGTGCGCGGATCGCGCGATCAGTCTGGCCATGCATCCAGGGACCGTGAAGACGGATTTCACCAAGAGCTATCAAGATGGAAGGGAGATGTTGAGTGCGGAGGAGTCGGCGGAGAGGTTATGTGGAGTGCTTGGTAGCCTGGGGTTagagggaagaggaagatgctgGGATTGGAAGGGCTGTGAGGTTCGTCCGTAA
- a CDS encoding uncharacterized protein (expressed protein), whose product MASIQGRQGRRPRSVGQALSYVLSASRLGCISQFYAGFVTSNFYVECKLTFLDFGMVIARRTENEIWFRGYGIDQYVYYATKGPKRFLGGAFGVDSKDKFEMAAKIPRAFLAQDLSGARGEGRMVPLQLL is encoded by the exons ATGGCTTCAATCCAGGGGCGTCAAGGTCGAAGACCGCGTTCGGTTGGCCAGGCTCTCTCATATGTGTTATCAGCATCCAGACTCGGATGCATTAGTCAATTTTATGCCGGATTTGTCACCTCAAACTTCTATGTTGAATGCAAACTAACCTTTCTAGATTTTGGAATGGTGATAGCAAGAAGAACGGAGAATGAAATCTGGTTCCGAGGCTATGGAATCGACCAATATGTCTACTATGCAACGAAAGGACCAAAGAGGTTTTTGGGAGGAGCATTCGGAGTCGACTCGAAAGACAAATTTGAGAT GGCTGCCAAAATACCCAGAGCATTTCTAGCTCAAGACTTATCTGGAGCCCGGGGAGAAGGTCGGATGGTGCCTCTGCAGCTCCTATAG
- a CDS encoding fumarylacetoacetate hydrolase family protein — MAFNRLTASPSTIYSASTGGTYNVRRLTKRTPIILIVGLNYQSHVNEAEVTVVMGRDAKNISEEVALDYVLGYTAGNDLSARSFQLPEASRMQFGHSKSFYQFGPIPYTIVTTSEIQDPKDLRLVAPVNGEVKQQTSTNDMTWSVRQIISHLSRGMTLRKGTVIMDGTPAGVGFFTKEFLKAGDVVEVEIEGVASVKDEIRYTWYSRDNRCTLLGKKRYFWLLDAAYKEENIMSKLRYKQE, encoded by the exons ATGGCCTTCAACCGATT GACGGCGTCTCCTTCGACGATCTACTCAGCGTCAACCGGGGGCACATACAATGTTAGAAGATTGACTA AACGTACACCAATCATATTAATAGTGGGCCTGAATTATCAGAGTCACGTAAATGAAGCAGAG GTGACCGTAGTTATGGGACGAGATGCAAAAAATATTTCCGAAGAGGTCGCACTGGACTATGTCCTGGGCTACACGGCCGGAAATGACCTGTCCGCACGGAGCTTCCAGCTCCCCGAAGCGTCCAGGATGCAATTTGGCCATTCTAAATCCTTTTATCAGTTTGGTCCTATTCCATATACCATTGTTACGACCAGTGAAATACAAGACCCCAAGGATCTCCGTCTGGTGGCCCCGGTCAATGGGGAGGTTAAACAACAGACCAGTACAAACGATATGACCTGGAGTGTTCGGCAGATTATTAGCCACCTCTCACGGGGTATGACACTTCGCAAAGGAACAGTAATCATGGATGGTACCCCAGCTGGCGTAGGATTCTTTACCAAGGAGTTTCTGAAAGCTGGAGACGTGGTAGAGGTGGAGATAGAAGGCGTGGCATCGGTGAAAGATGAGATCCGGTACACTTGGTATTCTAGGGACAACCGTTGTACACTACTTGGCAAAAAGAGATATTTCTGGTTGTTAGATGCTGCGTataaagaagagaacattATGTCGAAACTAAGGTACAAGCAGGAGTAA
- a CDS encoding putative short-chain dehydrogenase yields the protein MVLVALITGGTSGMGLDVAQELDKTGLWKVHIIGSNANRGEEAAASLRNTIFHQVDVTKYEQQGAAFDKIFNEERRLDFVLANAGIAEDTTMFFARHPTGIPPPPDMTGLTDINFTGAIYTSYLAMHYFRRSPEKTKGNRHLIIMSSIGGLYPCAHTPVYSATKHGLVGFTRSVGKRLLDEGVKVNTVCPGVVLTPLMTTELQAFFPEKIVMKMSDVTNVVLKLISGTEVTDSNGTSVPSDQLHSRAILISGKQYHYVEMPEYFDEKTQLTHQHMMG from the exons ATGGTTCTCGTAGCCCTTATCACAGGTGGGA CCAGTGGCATGGGCCTCGACGTCGCCCAGGAACTCGACAAGACAGGTCTCTGGAAAGTCCACATCATAGGCAGCAATGCAAATCGTGGCGAAGAGGCCGCCGCCTCGCTGAGGAATACTATATTTCACCAAGTCGATGTGACCAAGTACGAACAGCAGGGCGCTGCGTTTGATAAGATCTTCAATGAGGAAAGGCGACTAGACTTCGTCCTTGCGAACGCCGGTATCGCTGAGGACACCACGATGTTTTTCGCCAGGCATCCTACTGGgatcccaccaccacctgaTATGACTGGTCTGACGGATATTAACTTCACCGGGGCAATTTATACCAGTTACCTTGCCATGCATTATTTTCGCCGATCGCCCGAGAAGACGAAGGGAAATCGTCACTTGATTATTATGTCAAGTATCGGCGGGTTATATCCGTGCGCGCATACCCCGGTATACTCGGCGACGAAGC ATGGATTGGTTGGATTCACACGCTCCGTGGGAAAGCGGTTGTTAGACGAAGGTGTTAAAGTCAACACGGTTTGCCCAGGGGTCGTCCTCACACCTCTGATGACCACGGAGTTGCAGGCCTTTTTCCCGGAGAAGATCGTGATGAAAATGAGTGATGTGACCAATGTAGTATTGAAGCTGATCTCTGGGACTGAAGTGACTGATTCCAACGGGACATCTGTGCCGAGTGATCAGCTCCATTCGCGAGCGATCTTGATTTCAGGGAAGCAATATCATTATGTCGAAATGCCGGAATATTTTGACGAAAAGACGCAGCTTACGCATCAACACATGATGGGATGA